In a single window of the Pantoea alfalfae genome:
- a CDS encoding diaminobutyrate--2-oxoglutarate transaminase — protein MMTDKVRIDSLNAQNLNATNETYLVRQAEFESNVRSYPRKLPFAIAKAQGVWITDVENNQYLDCLAGAGTLALGHNHPDVLQSIQHVITSGLPLHTLDLTTPLKDEFSEYLLSLLPGQGKEYCLQFTGPSGADAVEAALKLAKKHTGRSGIISFSGAYHGMTHGALSVTGNLSPKEAVDGMMPEVQFMPYPHLYRCPLGIGGEAGVKALTYYFENLINDVESGVRKPAAVILEAVQGEGGVNPAPAEWLQRIRKVTKEHGILLIIDEVQAGIARTGKFFAFEHAGIEPDIIVMSKAVGGGLPLAVLGIKKEFDAWSPGHHTGTFRGNQLAMATGLTTLKLLKDNNIADKVAAQGEWLKGKLGELQQRYPVIGNVRGLGLMIGIELVKPDEPADHMGSFPADGELSALVQKKCFENGLILERGGRHGSVLRLLPSLLITDAELDVFMDKFENALLSAGVKAV, from the coding sequence ATGATGACGGATAAAGTCCGTATTGATAGTTTGAATGCACAGAACTTAAACGCAACCAACGAAACCTATTTAGTCCGTCAGGCTGAATTTGAATCAAACGTTCGAAGTTATCCTCGCAAATTGCCGTTCGCGATTGCGAAAGCTCAGGGTGTCTGGATCACCGACGTCGAGAATAATCAGTATCTCGACTGTCTTGCCGGTGCCGGAACGCTGGCGTTGGGTCATAACCATCCAGACGTTCTGCAGAGCATTCAACATGTCATTACCAGCGGCTTGCCGTTACATACTCTCGATTTAACTACGCCGTTAAAGGATGAGTTCTCTGAGTACCTGCTCTCGTTATTACCGGGTCAGGGCAAAGAGTACTGCCTGCAGTTTACCGGCCCGTCCGGCGCAGATGCCGTTGAAGCGGCGCTGAAACTGGCGAAAAAGCACACCGGTCGTTCCGGGATCATCAGCTTCTCGGGTGCGTATCACGGTATGACCCACGGCGCGCTGTCGGTCACCGGCAACCTGTCACCGAAAGAAGCCGTAGATGGCATGATGCCGGAAGTGCAGTTCATGCCTTATCCGCACCTTTATCGCTGCCCGCTGGGCATTGGCGGTGAAGCAGGCGTGAAAGCACTGACTTACTACTTTGAAAACCTGATCAATGACGTTGAAAGCGGCGTTCGCAAACCTGCGGCGGTGATTCTTGAAGCAGTTCAGGGTGAAGGCGGGGTTAACCCGGCTCCGGCTGAGTGGCTGCAGCGCATCCGCAAAGTGACCAAAGAGCACGGCATTCTGCTGATCATCGACGAAGTCCAGGCGGGTATTGCCCGTACCGGTAAATTCTTTGCCTTTGAGCACGCGGGTATCGAACCAGACATCATCGTAATGTCCAAAGCGGTCGGCGGCGGTCTGCCACTGGCGGTACTGGGCATTAAGAAAGAGTTCGACGCCTGGTCTCCGGGTCACCACACCGGCACCTTCCGTGGCAACCAGCTGGCGATGGCGACCGGCCTGACCACGCTGAAGCTGCTGAAAGATAACAACATCGCTGACAAAGTCGCGGCACAGGGTGAATGGCTGAAAGGCAAACTGGGCGAGCTGCAGCAGCGCTACCCGGTAATCGGCAACGTGCGTGGTCTGGGTCTGATGATCGGCATTGAGCTGGTGAAACCCGACGAACCTGCTGACCATATGGGCAGCTTCCCGGCTGACGGCGAACTGTCTGCACTGGTACAGAAAAAATGTTTTGAGAACGGCCTGATTCTGGAGCGTGGCGGACGTCACGGCAGCGTATTACGTCTGCTGCCTTCTCTGCTGATCACAGATGCAGAACTGGACGTATTCATGGATAAATTTGAAAACGCCCTGCTGTCCGCTGGCGTGAAAGCAGTTTAA
- a CDS encoding pyridoxal phosphate-dependent decarboxylase family protein — protein MSRLNPILAASAQSTEAYQQAIAQSSAAVVKWLEQPEMYQGKTVAELRERITLDFNPQGLGNQAAIERAIEYFLKDSLSVHHPQCVAHLHCPSLVISQAAEVLINATNQSMDSWDQAPSATLIEMKLIEWLRTQVGYQPGDAGVFTSGGTQSNLMGLMLARDAWFARQGHSVQQDGLTGDLKKIKVFCSENAHFSVQKNMALLGLGYQSVTQVKCDRFARMDMDDLRQKLAASKANGENILAIVATAGTTDAGAIDPLREIAALAAEENIWVHVDAAWGGALLLSEKYRDYLDGIELVDSITLDFHKQFFQTISCGAFLLKEARHYELMRYQAAYLNSEFDEAQGVPNLVSKSLQTTRRFDALKLWMGLEALGQKQYAEIIDHGVTLAQQVAQYVEEQPALELVMKPQLASVLFRYRPAHLAHLSSADIALLNQRIGDALLESGRANVGVTEHDGVTCLKMTLLNPTVTLEDIKVLLTLVEKTAQQLV, from the coding sequence ATGTCCCGGTTAAACCCGATTCTGGCGGCCTCAGCACAGAGTACCGAGGCCTACCAGCAGGCGATTGCCCAGAGTAGCGCGGCCGTCGTTAAGTGGCTGGAACAACCTGAGATGTATCAGGGAAAAACCGTCGCAGAGCTGCGCGAGCGCATTACGCTGGACTTCAATCCTCAGGGCCTGGGTAACCAGGCCGCGATTGAACGCGCAATTGAGTACTTCCTCAAAGACAGCCTGTCGGTGCATCACCCGCAATGTGTGGCGCACCTGCACTGTCCAAGCCTGGTCATCAGCCAGGCGGCGGAAGTGCTGATCAACGCCACCAACCAGAGCATGGATTCATGGGATCAGGCACCGTCTGCCACCCTGATTGAGATGAAGCTGATTGAGTGGCTGCGCACCCAGGTCGGTTATCAGCCTGGCGACGCGGGCGTCTTCACCAGCGGCGGCACCCAGAGCAACCTGATGGGTCTGATGCTGGCGCGTGACGCCTGGTTTGCGCGTCAGGGTCATTCTGTTCAGCAGGATGGCTTAACCGGCGATCTGAAGAAGATTAAAGTCTTCTGCTCAGAGAACGCGCACTTCTCCGTACAGAAGAATATGGCGCTGCTGGGTCTGGGCTATCAGTCCGTCACGCAGGTGAAATGTGATCGCTTTGCCCGCATGGATATGGATGATCTGCGTCAGAAGCTGGCCGCATCCAAAGCTAACGGCGAAAACATTCTGGCGATCGTTGCCACGGCGGGAACTACCGATGCCGGTGCAATCGATCCCCTGCGTGAAATCGCGGCGCTGGCGGCGGAAGAGAATATCTGGGTGCACGTCGATGCGGCCTGGGGCGGCGCGCTGCTGCTGTCAGAGAAGTATCGTGACTATCTGGATGGCATTGAGCTGGTCGACTCCATTACGCTGGACTTCCACAAGCAGTTCTTCCAGACCATTAGCTGTGGTGCCTTCCTGCTGAAGGAAGCGCGTCACTATGAGCTGATGCGCTACCAGGCGGCCTATCTGAACTCGGAGTTTGATGAAGCACAGGGCGTGCCGAATCTGGTCTCCAAATCGCTGCAGACCACCCGTCGTTTTGATGCACTGAAACTGTGGATGGGTCTGGAAGCGCTGGGTCAGAAGCAGTATGCCGAAATCATCGATCACGGTGTGACGCTGGCACAGCAGGTGGCACAGTACGTTGAAGAGCAGCCTGCTCTGGAGCTGGTGATGAAACCGCAACTGGCCAGCGTGCTGTTCCGCTATCGTCCGGCGCATCTGGCGCACCTCAGCAGTGCGGATATCGCCCTGCTGAACCAGCGCATCGGGGATGCCCTGCTGGAGTCAGGCCGCGCCAACGTCGGTGTGACCGAGCATGATGGCGTTACCTGCCTTAAGATGACCCTTCTGAACCCAACAGTAACGCTGGAAGATATCAAAGTGTTGCTGACGCTGGTGGAAAAAACGGCACAGCAGCTGGTGTAA
- a CDS encoding MFS transporter, whose product MSAPADNLLSSASRKRALLAGSVGNFIEWYEFAVYGFLATVIAQNFFRLEGESALTGLLLTYASFAIAFFFRPLGAIVFGRMGDRIGRKPTLIFVLIMMTLATAAIGLVPTYAQLGILAPLIVTGLRILQGLFAGGEYGGAVSLMTEFAPRGKRGLYGAWQSFTVALGLLAGAGIVALLSVLLTPEQMLSWGWRIPFFIALPLGGLALWLRVQMEETPAFVQQQAQPHAKVNASLGDTLKTILLGICRLMVWSAAGYTWLVIMPTYLQASLHTGFNQALLIAVISNLGFAATIIPAGMLSDRIGRRAVMVSAAVLLLVLSLPLLNVLQAESTGLLLKALVVFIAGGVVGLLAGPGPAMLAEMFPTRVRYTGLGLAYSLSNAVFSGCAGLIITGLIKETGNPDIPAWYVMATALVSIVALMTLNKDDHLRRLDEPPSR is encoded by the coding sequence ATGTCTGCCCCTGCTGATAATCTGCTCTCCTCCGCCAGCCGAAAACGTGCTCTGCTTGCCGGTTCGGTCGGTAATTTCATTGAATGGTATGAGTTCGCGGTCTATGGCTTTCTGGCCACGGTGATTGCGCAGAACTTTTTCCGGCTGGAAGGCGAGTCTGCGCTGACCGGACTGCTGCTGACCTACGCGTCGTTCGCCATCGCTTTTTTCTTCCGTCCACTGGGTGCGATTGTTTTTGGCCGGATGGGCGATCGCATCGGGCGAAAACCCACACTGATTTTTGTATTGATTATGATGACGCTGGCGACAGCTGCCATCGGTCTGGTTCCGACTTATGCCCAACTGGGTATCCTGGCGCCGCTGATCGTGACCGGCCTGCGTATCCTGCAGGGCCTGTTCGCAGGAGGCGAGTATGGTGGGGCGGTGTCGCTGATGACCGAGTTTGCACCACGCGGAAAGCGCGGTCTGTATGGCGCGTGGCAATCCTTTACCGTGGCGCTGGGATTACTGGCGGGCGCAGGCATAGTGGCATTGCTCTCAGTGTTGCTGACGCCAGAGCAGATGCTGAGCTGGGGCTGGCGCATCCCATTCTTTATCGCACTGCCGCTGGGGGGGCTGGCACTCTGGCTGCGGGTGCAGATGGAAGAGACGCCCGCATTTGTTCAGCAGCAGGCACAGCCCCATGCAAAAGTGAACGCCAGCCTGGGCGACACGCTGAAAACGATTCTGCTCGGTATCTGCCGGCTGATGGTGTGGTCAGCGGCCGGTTACACCTGGCTGGTGATTATGCCGACTTATCTGCAGGCATCGCTGCACACCGGCTTTAACCAGGCACTGCTGATTGCGGTGATATCGAACCTCGGTTTTGCCGCCACCATCATCCCGGCCGGGATGCTGAGCGACAGGATTGGCCGCCGCGCCGTGATGGTCTCAGCTGCGGTGCTGCTGCTGGTGCTCTCTCTGCCGCTGTTAAACGTTTTGCAGGCAGAGAGTACCGGACTGCTGTTGAAAGCGCTGGTGGTCTTTATCGCAGGTGGCGTGGTCGGTTTGCTGGCAGGACCCGGCCCCGCGATGCTTGCCGAGATGTTTCCGACGCGGGTACGCTACACCGGGCTGGGGCTGGCCTATTCACTTTCCAATGCAGTCTTTTCCGGCTGCGCGGGACTAATCATCACCGGGCTGATTAAAGAGACCGGTAATCCCGATATTCCCGCCTGGTATGTGATGGCGACGGCGCTGGTGAGTATTGTGGCGCTGATGACGCTGAATAAAGATGATCATCTGCGACGGCTGGATGAGCCGCCGTCGCGCTAA
- a CDS encoding VF530 family protein, with translation MNAHTSKDPLHGITLEMQINSLVAQYGWAEMAKRININCFKSDPSVKSSLKFLRRTPWARAEVEALYLASLNAQPAARDEPAEEADQAPAEDPWGKWRGNTPE, from the coding sequence ATGAACGCACACACCTCAAAAGATCCTCTTCACGGCATCACACTGGAGATGCAGATAAACAGTCTGGTCGCGCAGTATGGCTGGGCTGAAATGGCAAAACGGATCAACATTAACTGCTTTAAAAGCGATCCCAGCGTTAAATCGAGCCTGAAATTTTTACGCCGTACGCCGTGGGCGCGGGCTGAAGTCGAAGCGCTTTATCTGGCCTCGTTAAACGCGCAACCGGCAGCACGCGACGAACCGGCTGAAGAAGCCGATCAGGCACCCGCTGAAGATCCGTGGGGCAAGTGGCGCGGTAACACGCCGGAGTAA
- the mqo gene encoding malate dehydrogenase (quinone) codes for MMNSKKVIPTLSLAALLVSSALHAETSPEKTDVLLIGGGIMSASMGTMLEELQPGWKQIMVEKLDGVALESSNGWNNAGTGHSANMELNYTPERKDGSIDVSKALEINEAFMVSRQFWSSQIKEGVMHDPRSFINSTPHMSFVWGDNVDFLTKRYAALQKTALFQGMKFSTDHKQIAQWAPLVMEGRDPQQKVAATWTPVGTDVNYGEITRQLIGSLKKNDNFRLETSSEVTDFKRNGDNSWHVTIKDAKNGNERAVDAKYVFIGAGGGALKLLQKTGIPEADNYAGFPVGGSFLVTENSAIADRHLAKVYGQASTGAPPMSVPHLDTRYLDGKRVVLFGPFATFSTKFLKNGSLFDLLSTTTTHNIVPMTDVGMDNFDLVKYLIGQVMLSDEDRFESLKEYYPDAKKEDWKLIQAGQRVQIIKKDADKGGVLKLGTEIVTDQQKTVAALLGASPGASTAAPISLSVMQKLFPEEFKSPEWQAKIHKMIPGYGQKLNDNVPLLQQVWNETAATLQLTTPPVINMEGKTADAPAAQPQQAAPSAKHDMAL; via the coding sequence ATGATGAATTCAAAGAAAGTAATCCCCACCCTTTCCCTCGCGGCCTTGTTAGTTTCTTCAGCCCTCCATGCTGAAACCTCACCAGAGAAAACCGACGTCCTGTTAATTGGCGGCGGCATTATGAGCGCCTCTATGGGCACCATGCTGGAAGAGCTGCAGCCTGGCTGGAAACAGATCATGGTCGAGAAGCTGGATGGCGTGGCGCTGGAATCCTCTAACGGCTGGAATAATGCCGGTACCGGTCACTCTGCCAACATGGAGCTGAACTATACGCCTGAGCGTAAAGACGGCTCGATTGACGTGTCCAAAGCGCTGGAAATCAACGAAGCCTTCATGGTCTCTCGCCAGTTCTGGAGTTCACAGATTAAAGAGGGCGTCATGCACGACCCGCGCTCTTTCATCAACTCAACGCCACACATGAGCTTTGTCTGGGGCGACAATGTTGACTTCCTGACCAAACGCTATGCGGCACTGCAGAAAACGGCGCTGTTCCAGGGGATGAAGTTCTCTACCGATCACAAACAGATCGCGCAGTGGGCACCGCTGGTGATGGAAGGCCGTGATCCACAGCAGAAAGTGGCCGCCACCTGGACGCCAGTCGGCACCGACGTTAACTACGGTGAAATTACCCGTCAGTTGATCGGCAGCCTGAAGAAGAATGACAACTTCCGTCTGGAAACCTCTTCTGAAGTTACCGATTTCAAACGTAACGGCGACAACTCCTGGCACGTCACGATTAAAGATGCCAAAAACGGCAACGAACGTGCGGTTGACGCAAAATATGTCTTTATCGGTGCAGGCGGCGGCGCGCTGAAATTACTGCAGAAAACCGGCATCCCGGAAGCCGATAACTATGCAGGCTTCCCGGTCGGTGGTTCATTCCTGGTCACCGAAAACAGTGCCATTGCCGATCGCCATCTGGCGAAAGTTTACGGCCAGGCTTCAACCGGTGCACCGCCGATGTCCGTTCCGCATCTGGATACCCGTTATCTGGATGGTAAACGCGTCGTGCTGTTTGGACCGTTTGCGACCTTCTCAACCAAGTTCCTGAAAAACGGTTCGCTGTTTGATCTGCTGAGCACCACCACTACCCATAACATCGTGCCAATGACCGATGTGGGTATGGATAACTTCGACCTGGTAAAATACCTGATTGGACAGGTGATGCTGAGTGATGAAGATCGCTTTGAGTCGCTGAAAGAGTACTACCCGGACGCGAAGAAAGAGGACTGGAAACTGATTCAGGCCGGTCAGCGTGTGCAGATTATCAAGAAAGATGCTGATAAAGGTGGCGTGCTGAAACTGGGTACAGAAATTGTGACCGATCAGCAGAAAACCGTGGCGGCTCTGCTGGGTGCTTCTCCTGGTGCATCAACCGCAGCGCCAATCTCTCTGAGCGTGATGCAGAAACTGTTCCCGGAAGAGTTCAAATCACCGGAATGGCAGGCGAAGATCCACAAAATGATCCCAGGCTACGGTCAGAAACTGAATGACAACGTGCCGTTGCTGCAGCAGGTCTGGAATGAGACCGCAGCGACCCTGCAACTGACCACGCCGCCCGTGATCAACATGGAAGGCAAAACCGCAGACGCGCCGGCAGCACAGCCTCAGCAAGCTGCGCCGTCAGCGAAACACGACATGGCGCTGTAA
- a CDS encoding sensor histidine kinase, translating into MTSQPQNRHAVTKRPMKLSTLTTLMMTAVIVTVLLAVHLLYFVQIDNFAQSHLKDKAMAVARTLADSPEVQRGLLLPDGSSQIQPLAEAARKRNGLLFVVVTDMHGIRFSHPNAAVIGKHFVGNDIYPTLGGRENVAVNHGVLVEALRVFTPVYNAQHQQIGVVAIGIALNDVAAQIAKSRWNIVWTVLFGGVVGLLGILILVRRLKNILLGLEPHEISSLFEQRQAILNSIKEGVIAVDDQSRVSLINHAAQQLLHETTRRMPLSGDLIAEESVMHRHQQDALHAGKAWHDQELTLGNRILISNTVPVRSRDRIIGAVTTFRDKTEISQLMQRLDGMVNYVDALRERSHEFMNKLHVILGLLHMKNYAQMEEYILKTANAYQTEIGSLLQKIKSPIIAGFLLSKINRVTDEGHQLIIDEASFLPDCGSEEQSAVLITVLGNLIENALEALDPETEGEIHLMLHYQNGWLACEVSDDGPGIDSSQLSAIFERGVSSKGDDRGVGLFLVKQQTESLGGNVSVESEPGVFTQFLVQLPWERGMITQ; encoded by the coding sequence ATGACAAGCCAACCACAGAACCGACATGCCGTGACTAAACGACCCATGAAACTCAGTACCCTGACCACCCTGATGATGACTGCGGTGATCGTTACCGTGCTGCTCGCTGTCCATCTGCTCTATTTCGTTCAGATTGATAACTTTGCGCAGTCGCATCTTAAAGATAAAGCGATGGCGGTGGCGCGAACGCTGGCAGACAGCCCGGAAGTGCAGCGCGGGTTACTGTTGCCAGACGGCAGCAGCCAGATTCAGCCGCTGGCGGAAGCCGCGCGCAAACGCAACGGCCTGCTGTTTGTGGTGGTGACGGATATGCACGGCATCCGCTTTTCACATCCGAATGCCGCAGTGATCGGAAAACATTTTGTCGGCAATGACATCTATCCCACGCTCGGCGGCCGGGAAAATGTCGCGGTCAATCATGGGGTGCTGGTGGAGGCACTGCGGGTCTTTACGCCGGTTTATAACGCCCAGCATCAGCAGATTGGCGTGGTGGCAATCGGCATTGCACTGAATGATGTGGCGGCTCAGATTGCGAAGAGCCGCTGGAATATCGTCTGGACCGTCCTGTTTGGCGGTGTGGTTGGCCTGCTGGGTATTCTCATTCTGGTCAGGCGACTCAAGAACATACTGCTGGGGCTGGAGCCGCACGAAATCTCCAGCCTGTTTGAACAGCGCCAGGCGATCCTGAATTCCATTAAAGAAGGGGTGATTGCGGTCGATGATCAGTCACGCGTCAGCCTGATTAACCATGCGGCTCAGCAGCTACTGCATGAGACCACCCGCAGGATGCCGTTAAGCGGTGATCTGATTGCTGAGGAGAGCGTCATGCATCGTCATCAGCAGGATGCGCTGCATGCGGGCAAAGCCTGGCACGATCAGGAGCTGACGCTGGGTAATCGCATCCTGATCAGCAACACCGTTCCGGTGCGCAGTCGTGACCGCATTATCGGCGCGGTAACCACCTTCAGGGATAAGACCGAAATCAGCCAGCTGATGCAGCGTCTGGACGGCATGGTAAACTATGTAGATGCGTTACGTGAGCGGTCTCATGAGTTCATGAACAAGCTGCATGTGATTCTGGGCCTGCTGCATATGAAAAATTATGCACAGATGGAAGAGTACATCCTGAAAACCGCTAATGCCTATCAGACGGAGATCGGTTCGCTGCTGCAAAAGATCAAATCGCCGATCATTGCCGGTTTCCTGCTCAGCAAAATCAACCGGGTAACCGATGAAGGTCATCAGCTGATTATCGATGAGGCGAGTTTTCTGCCTGACTGCGGCAGCGAGGAGCAGAGCGCGGTTCTGATTACCGTGCTGGGCAATTTAATTGAAAATGCCCTGGAGGCGCTGGACCCGGAAACCGAAGGGGAAATTCACCTCATGCTGCATTATCAGAATGGCTGGCTGGCCTGTGAAGTGAGTGATGACGGCCCAGGTATCGACAGCTCGCAGCTCAGCGCCATTTTTGAGCGCGGCGTCTCGTCAAAAGGTGACGATCGCGGTGTCGGACTGTTTCTGGTTAAGCAGCAGACCGAAAGCCTGGGCGGCAACGTTAGTGTCGAGTCGGAACCCGGTGTATTTACCCAATTTTTAGTGCAACTTCCGTGGGAGAGAGGAATGATTACCCAATGA
- the dcuR gene encoding two-component system response regulator DcuR → MINVLVVDDDAMVAELNRCYIGQIPGFTCCGTASTLQQAKERLAEAEPQVDLILLDIYMQQENGLDLLPELRSAGRPVDVIIISSAADAATIKTSLNYGVVDYLIKPFQFARFEEALTGWRQKKSLMDNHQFYQQSDVDQLLHGNPPGASEQKRLPKGLTPQTLRTLCLWIDAHPGTEFSTDELATEVNISRVSCCKYLIWLAQINILFTSIHYGVTGRPVYRYRLQPEYHTLLKQYCQ, encoded by the coding sequence ATGATCAATGTGTTAGTTGTCGATGATGACGCCATGGTAGCCGAGCTGAATCGCTGTTATATCGGGCAGATCCCTGGCTTCACCTGCTGCGGCACGGCCTCAACCTTACAGCAGGCCAAAGAGCGGCTGGCCGAGGCTGAACCACAGGTTGATCTGATCCTGCTTGATATCTATATGCAGCAGGAAAACGGTCTCGATCTGCTGCCAGAACTGCGCAGCGCAGGGCGGCCAGTTGACGTGATTATTATCTCATCAGCGGCGGATGCCGCCACCATCAAGACTTCGCTCAACTATGGCGTGGTGGATTATCTGATTAAGCCTTTCCAGTTTGCCCGCTTTGAAGAGGCGCTGACCGGCTGGCGTCAGAAAAAATCGCTCATGGATAATCATCAGTTCTATCAGCAGTCGGACGTTGATCAGCTGTTGCATGGTAATCCGCCTGGTGCCAGCGAACAGAAACGCCTGCCGAAAGGGTTAACGCCGCAGACGCTACGTACACTGTGCCTGTGGATCGACGCCCATCCCGGCACGGAATTTTCTACCGACGAACTGGCGACGGAAGTCAATATCTCGCGCGTCTCGTGCTGTAAATACCTGATCTGGCTGGCGCAGATTAATATTCTGTTCACCAGCATTCATTATGGGGTTACGGGCCGTCCGGTTTACCGCTATCGCCTGCAGCCGGAGTATCACACCTTACTCAAACAATACTGTCAGTGA
- a CDS encoding FAD:protein FMN transferase — protein sequence MLTDARVYAYSAVLMGSPILLKLFEDNQTLARQVFRLIKQQENLFTVNRAASEVMAINHAAGEHAVVVSQPVFDVIACAHAVSLLPDSLFNLAIGPLVKCWKIGFQGHSVPSEADLQARMTLINPQDVILDAATRSVMLARPGMEIDLGAIAKGYIADVVQAFLRQQQVSSALINLGGNVQTVGAPPESAGWAIGLKKPFGEADALIGVIGVNNRSVVTSGIYERYFELDEVCYHHILNPQTGYPLDNELLSVTVISDRSLDGDIYTTLLYGLGVEKGIACLTDKPGIEAIFVTRDRQIICSSQRHFSFQLLDTDYRLVH from the coding sequence ATGTTAACTGATGCGCGTGTCTATGCTTATTCCGCTGTATTAATGGGTTCGCCCATCCTGCTCAAACTCTTCGAAGACAACCAGACGCTGGCCAGGCAGGTTTTTCGCCTGATCAAACAGCAGGAGAATCTCTTCACGGTAAATCGCGCGGCGTCGGAAGTCATGGCGATTAACCACGCGGCAGGAGAGCATGCGGTGGTCGTCAGTCAGCCCGTGTTTGATGTGATCGCCTGTGCGCATGCGGTGAGCCTGTTGCCCGACAGCCTGTTTAATCTGGCCATCGGTCCGCTGGTGAAGTGCTGGAAAATTGGCTTTCAGGGCCACAGCGTTCCGTCAGAAGCCGATCTTCAGGCGCGCATGACGCTGATCAATCCACAGGACGTTATCCTTGATGCTGCCACCCGCAGCGTGATGCTGGCACGGCCAGGAATGGAGATTGACCTGGGTGCCATCGCCAAGGGCTATATCGCCGACGTAGTCCAGGCTTTTTTGCGTCAGCAGCAGGTCAGCAGTGCGCTGATCAATCTGGGCGGCAACGTTCAGACGGTGGGCGCGCCACCAGAATCCGCGGGCTGGGCAATCGGTCTGAAAAAGCCGTTTGGTGAGGCCGATGCGCTGATCGGTGTCATCGGTGTGAACAACCGCTCGGTCGTGACGTCCGGTATCTATGAGCGCTACTTCGAGCTGGATGAGGTCTGTTATCACCACATCCTGAATCCACAGACCGGTTATCCGCTGGATAACGAGCTGCTGAGTGTAACTGTAATTTCCGATCGCTCGCTGGATGGCGACATCTATACGACGCTGCTGTACGGACTGGGCGTTGAAAAGGGCATCGCCTGCCTGACCGACAAACCGGGCATTGAAGCTATCTTTGTGACCCGTGACAGGCAGATAATCTGCTCGTCACAACGTCACTTTTCGTTTCAGTTACTCGACACGGACTACCGGCTGGTTCACTGA